The Scheffersomyces stipitis CBS 6054 chromosome 5, complete sequence genome contains the following window.
ATTGAATACTGGAACACCTCCATCAACCCTGACGTGTGGGTTACTATTTGCTACGTTGTTGTCTTGTTCATTAACTTTAACGGTGCCAAGGGTTACGGTCAAGGTGAATTCATCTTGGGTTCCTGTAAGATCCTCATGATTGTAGGTTTCATTATCATGGGTATAGTCGTTAACGTTGGTGGCGGAccagaaaaggaattcATTGGAGGAAGATACTGGCACAACCCTGGTTTCTATACCAACTTCAAGGGTCTTTGTTCTGTTTTTGTCACTGGTGCTTTCTCTTTGGGCCAGTCAGAATTCGTTGCTCTCTCAGCTGCTGAGCAGAAGAACCCAAGACAGTCCATTCCATCGGCTTGTAAGTTAATCTTCTGGAGAATCCTTGTTATCTTCTTGGGTTCTTTGACTATTGTCGGTTTGTTGGTTCCATACACCTCCGACAGACTCTTGGGTTCCCATGGTGGCGGTTCACATGCTTCTCCATTCGTGTTGGCTGCCGCTTTGCATGGAGTCAAGGCAGTTCCTTCCATCATTAATGCTGTCATTTTGTTGTCGGTCACTTctgttgcttcttcttcgttgtaCTCTGCCTCCAGAACTTTGCAATCTTTGGCTGAACAACGTTTTGCCCCAACTTGGTTCAACTACATTGACAGGTCTGGTAGACCATTGAGAGCTTTGGTGGTATGTTCAATCATTGgtctcttctctttcatcGCTGCCtacaagaaacaagaaacagTGTTCAACTGGTTATTGGCTATTTCTGGTCTCTCTCAAATCTTCACTTGGTTCAGTATCTGTATTTCCCACGTCCGTTTCAGAGCTGCATTGAAGTACAACAACATTTCCCTTGACTCATTAGGTTACGTTGCTTCTACTGGTGTTTGGGGTTCGTGGTATGCTATCATTTGGTATGTTCTTGTGTTGATTGCGCAATTCTGGATTGCTTTATACCCAGTTGGAGAAGGAAAGCCAGATGCCGAAAACTTTTTCCAGAACTACCTTGGAGCAATTGttttgatcttgttctaCTTTGGCCATAAGTTATACACAAAGAACTGGAAATTGTTTATCAGGGTAGAAAACATCGATATTTACAGCAGCAGAACCAtttttgatgaagaagtattGACATTGgaaaagcaagaagaagcagagaGGTTCAAAAATTCcaacattttcaagaaggcATTGAAGTTCATGTTCTACTAGAAGGATCTTCTCTAATGACCATTTCATgacttttcacttcattTTAAATTATTTATAGATTGTAATACTATGGTTTTATGAATTTAAATTGTAATTTTATGTAAATGTAGGCGTaatctttttgaaatttttgtattttcgCAGCCTTTTTAGACAATTTGCTTATCGTTGCGTTCAGAGATTTATAGCAAATAGCCAGTTGCAGCTATCATTTAGTTGGCAAATGTCggttttccaagaaaacAACCTTTAGATATGCTTACATCCCTAGAAAAGTATTTTAATATCTCACtaaattgtagaaatgaTCCTTTTTTAGCTTGGAAGCAAATTGGATAGTCCATTATGAACAGGTACAAATTAAATTCATGTTCCTTCCCAGAGCTATGATTTATGATAGGATTCCTCAATGATAATCTGTTTTGTCAATTGAAATAATATTAGATcacattcttctttgattccTCGAATTTATGACCTTGACTCCTACAAAAACGTCGCTTTTGTTCTAATGAAAGGTGCCAGCATCTATCGCAAGGTGTCTATCGCAAGGCATCCAGAAGTAAATCTGGCTG
Protein-coding sequences here:
- the GNP2 gene encoding high-affinity glutamine permease (go_component membrane~go_process transport), with amino-acid sequence MSSKDLECNDVKVDSGLFDSASNISAPLSEESTRWGKFKDSFKRQPYDETGAGKQLAKGISKSHLVLMALCTGLGTGLLVGSGGVLSKAGPLFVLIGYAIVGSFLYPTLQAAGEMAVNYSDLSGGYNNYPRKFVDESLAFAITWNYCIQWLSVIAIELVTAAMTIEYWNTSINPDVWVTICYVVVLFINFNGAKGYGQGEFILGSCKILMIVGFIIMGIVVNVGGGPEKEFIGGRYWHNPGFYTNFKGLCSVFVTGAFSLGQSEFVALSAAEQKNPRQSIPSACKLIFWRILVIFLGSLTIVGLLVPYTSDRLLGSHGGGSHASPFVLAAALHGVKAVPSIINAVILLSVTSVASSSLYSASRTLQSLAEQRFAPTWFNYIDRSGRPLRALVVCSIIGLFSFIAAYKKQETVFNWLLAISGLSQIFTWFSICISHVRFRAALKYNNISLDSLGYVASTGVWGSWYAIIWYVLVLIAQFWIALYPVGEGKPDAENFFQNYLGAIVLILFYFGHKLYTKNWKLFIRVENIDIYSSRTIFDEEVLTLEKQEEAERFKNSNIFKKALKFMFY